AGCGCAGCGAGGCATCTAACCTCACCCCCGATTCCGACTGTGGCGGAATCTTTCCCCTCTCCTTGCTAAGGAGAGGGGGTTAGGAGTGAGGTGGCTCTCCAAGCGCAAGCCTTGACGAGCGTTAAGACAGAAGGAGAGGAGTGAGGTGGATTCTCCCCCTCACTCCTCTCAGGGTCAGAATAATCCAATGCGTCTGGATTGTTCGTCGCAGTCAGACGATTGTTGAAGCGCGTTAGACGAAAATTTAATTTGCCAACGCGACATTTCAGCGCTTAACACCCGGCTTGGATGTGCGCTTGCAACTTAAAACGCGCTGCCTTAACTTCCAACGCAACTTTTCCCGAAAGCATTGCCCGAAACGAAGACGCGCAAATGACCTTGACCCGATGAAACGCCCATCTGCCCCGACCGATGCTGCGGCTTGCCGACAACTGCTGACAAAAGCGCTCACACACGCCCCTGAGTACCGCTTCCGACTCAGTTCGCTCTGCCACGCGCTCCAACTCAGCGAGCGCAAACTCTGGCAACTCTGCCAAGATTGTTTCGGGCAAACGCCCAAAGCGTTGATGGACTGGGCGCGGGCAAAAACGTTTTTGCAGGTCGTGGAACTCGAGCCTGAACTCAAACTTCGAGCCTTGGGGAAGCGACTGGGTTTTGAGAGCGAGAGCGCGTTCAACAGGTTTGCGCATAGAGTATTTGGCGGCTCGCCGCAGCAAGCGAAAGAGCATCGGGGAGCGTCGGCGCAGGCGTTGCAGGCGCGGTATGAGGCGATAGAGGCGTGGTTTGCGCGGGAGACGGCAGGGGCGGCAGCAAGCGATGCTGCGCTGGGGGAGAGGGTGAGCAAAAGGCTGTGGCAAACGGAAGATAGCGATAGCGGCGCCAGCAGAGTCAGGAAAACCCGACCGAAACGGAAAACCGAATCAGAAAACCGAATCAGAAAACCGAAACGGAAAACCGAAACGGAAAACCGAATCAGAAAACCGAAACGGAAAACCGAATCAGAAAACCGAAACGGAAAACCGAAAACAAATTTTCTTGAAAAAACGAAAAAGCGACCNNNNNNNNNNCAAACTTCAATCAAACGATGAAAAAGAAAATCGTCTTGGGCTTTTTTGCGCTGTTGTGCGCTCTTGTTACATCGTTTTTCCTCGAACCCCCGCAGTCTTCAGCAGAAAGTCTGGGGGAGAGGACATATGCTAGAATTCTGTGTGATCAAGATGGTATTGTGTGCGTGGGTCATGGAGGGTTTCGTTGCTGTGTTCCTACTGGTCAGGAGTAAAGCAATGGGGTTTAGAGCATCTCTAAACCCCTGTATCTTTTAGAGCAATGGGTCAATTCTGAATCTTCTCCACAG
The nucleotide sequence above comes from Chloroherpetonaceae bacterium. Encoded proteins:
- a CDS encoding helix-turn-helix domain-containing protein, producing MKRPSAPTDAAACRQLLTKALTHAPEYRFRLSSLCHALQLSERKLWQLCQDCFGQTPKALMDWARAKTFLQVVELEPELKLRALGKRLGFESESAFNRFAHRVFGGSPQQAKEHRGASAQALQARYEAIEAWFARETAGAAASDAALGERVSKRLWQTEDSDSGASRVRKTRPKRKTESENRIRKPKRKTETENRIRKPKRKTESENRNGKPKTNFLEKTKKRP